The Coffea arabica cultivar ET-39 chromosome 9e, Coffea Arabica ET-39 HiFi, whole genome shotgun sequence genome has a window encoding:
- the LOC113710388 gene encoding uncharacterized protein encodes MTKGGRVHPDCRNASNPYHECSEYCFKIIAELKKKMNTNNTELVEAYDSGDQPNPVASSNEGEDLHGGNNDSAGERSSDAEDNVGVDMTNLTGRQKKLFELRLKMNEARKANQTAMVAEKKKMEVPEESRGISKQKWLEERKKKIGRLLDANGLDMSKAYMLDTQDTAETKYKKWEKDPAPAGWDVFNQKTLYNAYKKRTGNIEVDLEEYNKMKEADPEFYRDASSLQYGKAPKIAEEKIDKMVKELKDREEKRRAFSRRRRYREEKDIDSINDRNEHFNKKIERAFGKYTLEIKNNLERGTALPD; translated from the exons ATGACCAAAGGAGGAAGGGTGCATCCTGATTGCAGGAATGCATCTAACCCTTACCATGAATGTAGTGAATATTGTTTCAAGATCATTGCTGAGCTCAAGAAGAAGATGAATACAAATAATACAG AACTAGTGGAAGCCTATGATAGTGGAGATCAGCCCAATCCAGTCGCCAGTTCTAATGAGGGTGAAGACTTACATGGGGGTAATAATGATTCTGCTGGGGAGAGGAGCTCTGATGCTGAAGATAATGTGGGAGTGGACATGACAAATCTTACAGGAAGGCAGAAAAAGTTGTTTGAGCTAAGGCTTAAAATG AATGAGGCCAGAAAAGCAAATCAAACGGCCATGGtagcagaaaagaaaaaaatggaagttCCAGAAGAATCTAGGGGCATTTCTAAGCAGAAATGGCTCGAGGAACGAAAGAAGAAAATCGGTAGACTTCTAgatgccaatggtttggacatgaGTAAAGCTTACATGCTAGACACACAGGACACGGCAGAAACAAAGTATAAGAAGTGGGAGAAGGACCCTGCTCCAGCTGGTTGGGATG TCTTTAATCAGAAAACATTGTACAATGCATACAAGAAAAGAACAGGTAACATTGAGGTTGATCTAGAGGAATACAACAAAATGAAAGAAGCTGATCCAGAATTCTACCGAGATGCTTCGAGTCTCCAGTATGGAAAA GCACCAAAAATAGCGGAagaaaaaattgacaaaatggtGAAGGAGCTCAAGGACAGGGAAGAAAAGCGCAGAGCATTTAGCAGGAGGAGAAGGTACCGTGAAGAGAAGGACATCGACTCCATCAATGACCGAAATGAGCATTTCAATAAGAAGATTGAGCGTGCCTTCGGCAAATATACTCTGGAGATCAAAAACAATCTTGAAAGAGGAACTGCCTTACCAGACTGA